One window from the genome of Castellaniella sp. MT123 encodes:
- a CDS encoding ABC transporter permease codes for MLTSTFSFTRLRAQFIKEVLSILRDPRSRMVVFVPPILQLLVFAFAATLEVRNVDIAVYNQDAGRWSHELVQRLESAQFITHVRRIDNRRQLHELIDRGEVIAALTIPVDFSRTIAAGESGRAQLLVDGRRSNSGQITVSYLSTIAADVGAEVVPDTQAPSPVLVRHWFNPNLVYRWYIVPGLTGILALFSSLLITSLSIARERELGTFDQLLVSPTSTPEIIVSKSLPALAIGTLLGLFMISAGVFLFGIPFTGSVALLLVGLVLFILSVVGIGLMISAVSMTQQQAILGAFAIGVPAVLMSGFATPVENMPTIFQWLAQAIPLTHFLIIVEGSFLKAMPPGEILASLWPLAAIALATLTMATVIVRGRLQ; via the coding sequence ATGTTGACCTCCACATTCTCGTTTACCCGCCTGCGCGCCCAGTTCATCAAGGAAGTGCTCAGCATTCTGCGCGATCCACGCAGCCGCATGGTGGTGTTCGTGCCGCCCATCCTGCAACTGCTGGTGTTTGCCTTTGCCGCCACGCTGGAAGTGCGCAATGTCGATATCGCCGTCTACAACCAGGACGCGGGCCGCTGGTCGCATGAACTGGTGCAGCGGCTGGAAAGCGCCCAGTTCATCACCCACGTGCGACGCATCGACAACCGGCGGCAGTTGCATGAACTGATCGATCGCGGCGAAGTGATCGCGGCGCTGACCATTCCTGTGGATTTCTCGCGCACGATCGCCGCCGGCGAGAGCGGTCGCGCGCAGCTGCTGGTCGATGGCCGGCGCAGCAATTCTGGACAGATCACGGTGTCCTATCTGTCGACCATCGCTGCCGATGTCGGCGCCGAGGTGGTGCCCGATACACAGGCACCTTCGCCCGTGCTGGTGCGCCACTGGTTCAACCCGAACCTCGTCTACCGCTGGTACATCGTGCCTGGCCTGACCGGCATCCTGGCGCTGTTCAGTTCGCTGCTGATTACGTCGTTGTCGATTGCGCGCGAACGTGAACTCGGCACCTTCGACCAGTTGCTGGTCTCGCCCACCTCGACGCCGGAAATCATCGTTTCCAAATCACTGCCGGCACTCGCCATTGGCACGCTGCTGGGGCTGTTCATGATCAGCGCGGGTGTCTTCCTGTTTGGCATTCCGTTCACCGGCTCGGTCGCTCTGCTGCTCGTCGGCCTGGTGCTGTTCATCCTGTCGGTGGTCGGTATCGGCCTGATGATTTCCGCGGTCAGCATGACGCAGCAGCAGGCCATCCTCGGCGCCTTCGCCATCGGCGTGCCGGCGGTGCTGATGTCCGGGTTCGCCACGCCGGTGGAGAACATGCCTACTATTTTTCAATGGTTGGCGCAGGCCATTCCGCTGACCCACTTCCTGATCATCGTCGAGGGCAGCTTTTTGAAGGCCATGC